The following proteins are encoded in a genomic region of Sylvia atricapilla isolate bSylAtr1 chromosome 14, bSylAtr1.pri, whole genome shotgun sequence:
- the BRD8 gene encoding bromodomain-containing protein 8 isoform X2 → MAAGPGKHKLLSAGPTEPWSIREKLCLASSVMRSGDQNWVSVSRAIKPFAEPGRPPDWFSQKHCASQYSELLETTETPKRKRGEKGEVVETVEDVIVRKLTAERVEELKKIIKETQEKYRQLKKDAELIQAGHMDNRLEELCNEIMIKKKMEEEEAEVKRKATDAAYQARQAIKNPPRRLTGVMVRSPAGSTSPGGDYSLGDLSQPAGDEASPGVTPGTLPSTPVASFIGIPDTPPGSAPLDAPMTPVTDDSPQKKMIGQKATPPPSPLLSELLKKGSLLPTSPRLVGENEMAVASGHMNSSGVLLEVGSVLPVLHSGEMQSAPGAVPASPAASGAPTLSRLLEAGPAQFTSPLASFSAVASEPPAKLLPPPVEPVSQATIVMMPTLSAPAVVPPAAAPESVATVSQPEACVSMEAVSDSHTVTVSMDSSEISMIIDSIKKECLGSGAGSAAGSSKDHCMDGKEDLDLAEKMDIAVSYTGEELDFDTVGNIIAIIEDKVDDHPEVLDAAVVEAALSSFCEDTDDPQTLPGPWEHSIRQEHEKQAQMPQVSVTVKQERLECEEPEAKGIRDLMGISELGSEIKTELAEQDQSQLGPEETIAATARVTETPELRNQEIEEDQRAAVTSGETSEIKIESSQGEDAVLNPVKTETPPDDDSSPPQVPNVSEDSSQADVQHKFELSESMKEEAQALFRSQIKDGQGEEDDEDGASEAASLEEPKEEDQGEGYLSEMDNEPPVSESDDGFSVHNAPLQSHTLADSIPSSPASSQFSVCSEDQEAIQAQKIWKKAIMLVWRAAANHRYANVFLQPVTDDIAPGYHSIVQRPMDLSTIKKNIENGLIRTTAEFQRDIMLMFQNAVMYNSSDHDVYHMAVEMQRDVLEQIQQFLATQLMMQTSESGISAKSLRGRDSTRKQDASEKDGGTRGRRCAIEADMKMKK, encoded by the exons atggcggcggggccgggga AGCACAAGCTGCTGAGCGccggccccacagagccctggtCCATCCGCGAGAAGCTCTGCCTGGCCTCCTCCGTCATGCGCAGCGGCGACCAGAACTG GGTCTCAGTCAGCAGAGCCATCAAACCTTTTGCAGAGCCAGGACGCCCACCTGACTGGTTTTCCCAAAAG CACTGTGCATCTCAGTACTCTGAGCTCTTGGAGACCACGGAGACCCCTAA AAGAAAACGTGGTGAGAAGGGAGAAGTTGTGGAAACTGTAGAAGATGTTATTGTGCGGAAACTGACTGCAGAGAGGGTTGAGGAgttgaagaaaattattaaagaaacacaggaaaaatacag GCAGCTCAAGAAGGATGCAGAGCTGATCCAGGCCGGACACATGGATAACAGACTGGAGGAGCTGTGCAATGAGATTATGAT aaagaaaaaaatggaagaggaggaggcagaagtCAAGAGGAAGGCCACAGATGCTGCTTATCAGG CTCGCCAGGCCATTAAGAACCCACCTCGAAGACTCACGGGGGTGATGGTTCGTTCTCCTGCTGGCTCCACCTCCCCGGGCGGGGATTATTCCCTCGGAGACCTGTCCCAGCCCGCTGGGGATGAGGCCAGTCCAGGG gtCACGCCAGGGACATTGCCCAGCACCCCAGTTGCCTCCTTCATTGGAATCCCTGACAcccctccaggctctgctcccctggATGCCCCCATGACCCCAGTCACTGATGATTCACCCCAGAAAAAGATGATAGGACAAAAAGCAACTCCgcctccttcccctctgctctcagagctgctgaagaaGGGCAGTCTCCTGCCCACAAGCCCCAGGCTG GTTGGtgaaaatgaaatggcagtggcTTCTGGTCACATGAACAGCTCTGGAGTGCTGCTGGAGGTAGGAAGTGTCCTTCCAGTGCTGCACAGTGGGGAAATGCAGTCAGCACCTGGTGCTGTCCCTGCATCTCCAGCTGCTTCAG GTGCTCCTACGCTTTCCCGGCTTTTAGAAGCTGGTCCTGCACAGTTCACCTCACCTCTTGCTTCCTTCTCCGCTGTTGCCAGCGAGCCTCCAGCTAAGCTCCTGCCACCCCCCGTAGAGCCTGTGTCCCAGGCCACTATTGTCATGATGCCCACGCTGTCAGCACCAGCCGTTGTgccaccagctgcagctccagaaagCGTAGCCACAG TGAGCCAGCCAGAAGCCTGTGTTTCCATGGAGGCAGTGTCTGATTCCCACACTGTGACAGTGTCAATGGACAGCAGCGAAATATCAATGATCATTGATTCCATCAAGAAAGAgtgcctgggctctggggctggcagcGCTGCAGGATCTTCCAAAGATCACTGCATGGATGGGAAAGAAGATCTGGATTTGGCTGAAAAAATGGATATTGCAGTGTCCTACACGGGGGAAGAGCTGGACTTCGATACGGTTGGAAATATTATTGCCATCATTGAGGACAAG GTAGATGACCACCCTGAAGTCCTGGATGCAGCAGTTGTTGAAGCTGCTTTGTCTTCTTTCTGTGAAGATACCGATGACCCTCAGACCCTTCCTGGCCCATGGGAACATTCAATTCGTCAGGAGCATGAGAAACAGGCCCAGATGCCACAAGTGTCTGTGACTGTGAAGCAAGAGAGACTGGAGTGTGAGGAGCCAGAGGCAAAGGGAATTCGAGACCTAATGGGCATCAGTGAGCTGGGGTCAGAAATAAAGACTGAACTTGCAGAGCAGGACCAGAGTCAGCTAGGCCCTGAAGAAACCATAGCAGCAACTGCAAGAGTGACAGAAACACCAGAGCTTAGAAACCAAGAGATAGAAGAAGATCAAAGAGCAGCTGTAACATCAGGAGAGACTTCTGAAATCAAGATAGAGTCGTCCCAGGGAGAAGATGCTGTGCTCAATCCAGTGAAGACAGAG aCCCCACCTGATGATGATTCATCCCCTCCACAAGTCCCAAATGTGAGTGAAGACTCCTCACAGGCTGATGTTCAGCACAAATTTGAGCTGTCAG AGTCAATGAAGGAGGAGGCCCAAGCCCTGTTTAGGAGTCAGATAAAG GATGGGCAAGGTGAAGAGGATGATGAGGATGGTGCCAGTGAGGCTGCCAGTCTGGAGGAGCCAAAAGAAGAAGACCAGGGTGAGGGGTATCTCTCAGAGATGGACAACGAGCCCCCCGTGAGCGAGAGCGACGATGGCTTCAGCGTCCACAACGCGCCCTTGCAGTCCCACACACTCGCTGactccatccccagcagcccGGCCTCCTCGCAGTT CTCAGTGTGCAGTGAGGACCAGGAAGCGATACAGGCTCAGAAGATTTGGAAGAAAGCCATCATGCTGGTTTGGAGAGCAGCAGCTAATCACAG GTATGCCAATGTCTTCTTACAGCCTGTAACTGATGACATAGCACCAGGCTACCACAGCATCGTGCAGAG GCCAATGGATTTATCTACCATCAAAAAGAACATTGAGAACGGGCTGATCCGAACCACAGCCGAGTTCCAGCGGGATATTATGCTGATGTTTCAGAATGCAGTGATGTACAACAGCTCTGACCATGATGTGTACCACATGGCTGTGGAGATGCAGAGAGATGTCCTGGAGCAGATCCAG CAATTTCTGGCCACACAACTGATGATGCAAACATCAGAGTCAGGGATCAGTGCAAAGAGCCTGCGGGGGCGAGACTCCACTCGCAAGCAGGATGCTTCAGAGAAG GACGGAGGCACCAGAGGGCGGCGCTGCGCCATCGAGGCAGAcatgaagatgaagaaatga